One Hemitrygon akajei chromosome 21, sHemAka1.3, whole genome shotgun sequence genomic region harbors:
- the marchf8 gene encoding E3 ubiquitin-protein ligase MARCHF8 isoform X2, giving the protein MQPCWKMKLQNEKPLGHSTSRSSNISKVGSPTSVTAPHSFSRTSVSPSDQDICRICHCEGDDEGPLITPCRCTGSLRYVHQACLQQWIKSSDTRCCELCKYEFIMETKLKPLRKWEKLQMTASERRKILCSVTFHIIAITCVVWSLYVLIDRTAEEIKQGQTNGILEWPFWTKLVVVAIGFIGGLVFMYVQCKVYIQLWKRLKAYNRVIYVQNCPETSRKSIVEKPPLMEQSFQNKEAPSVQRSDINSLRCTEPEDHGMGILNV; this is encoded by the exons AATGAGAAGCCTCTGGGCCATTCTACCAGCCGTTCCAGCAATATTTCTAAG GTAGGCAGTCCAACGTCAGTGACGGCTCCTCACAGCTTCTCCAGGACTTCAGTCAGCCCCTCGGACCAGGATATCTGCAG AATATGTCACTGTGAAGGAGATGATGAAGGTCCACTCATTACGCCCTGTCGCTGCACGGGAAGCCTCCGATATGTACACCAGGCTTGTCTGCAACAGTGGATCAAGAGCTCAGACACACGGTGCTGTGAGCTCTGCAAATACGAGTTCATCATGGAGACCAAATTAAAACCACTGCGGAAA TGGGAGAAGTTGCAGATGACTGcgagtgagaggagaaagatccTGTGTTCAGTTACATTCCATATCATTGCGATCACCTGCGTGGTGTGGTCATTGTACGTCCTGATTGATCGGACAGCCGAAGAGATTAAGCAAGGCCAGACAAATG GAATTTTAGAGTGGCCGTTTTGGACTAAGCTGGTGGTTGTGGCGATTGGATTCATTGGGGGACTTGTGTTTATGTACGTCCAATGTAAAGTATACATACAACTATGGAAGAGACTGAAGGCATACAACAGAGTGATTTATGTACAGAACTGCCCAGAGACCAGCAGGAAGAGCATAGTGGAGAAACCACCATTGATGGAGCAAAGTTTTCAGAACAAGGAGGCTCCATCAGTTCAACGTTCAGATATCAACTCTCTGCGTTGTACAGAGCctgaggatcatgggatgggaataCTGAATGTCTGA
- the marchf8 gene encoding E3 ubiquitin-protein ligase MARCHF8 isoform X1 produces MQPCWKMKLQNEKPLGHSTSRSSNISKVGSPTSVTAPHSFSRTSVSPSDQDICSSDAIPSEHLPSSPLQTVVVLTRPKSKSSLVHEVATCACQDMPQSTRKQSLFGEDLTHLLWPGKQTTDSGEVKHSKSLNDVHMKPDRSASSLSFIERTCSDGKLTPVQAKSSKIKKQHHIKKREDYYKPLQNILSSQMQPFVSGFSDNRGPRDGLGVVEVTVTEAEQSNKRSYLYRLFFPSLHTSSLCVLKRVPEPEGSGVHVPVTKLSTDSFCSEEIGDDDVFEKDAAIRVPGLEVTEEEQRAPLCSFEGDSDLEGPSLTSVKWCLSPSWEVCRICHCEGDDEGPLITPCRCTGSLRYVHQACLQQWIKSSDTRCCELCKYEFIMETKLKPLRKWEKLQMTASERRKILCSVTFHIIAITCVVWSLYVLIDRTAEEIKQGQTNGILEWPFWTKLVVVAIGFIGGLVFMYVQCKVYIQLWKRLKAYNRVIYVQNCPETSRKSIVEKPPLMEQSFQNKEAPSVQRSDINSLRCTEPEDHGMGILNV; encoded by the exons AATGAGAAGCCTCTGGGCCATTCTACCAGCCGTTCCAGCAATATTTCTAAG GTAGGCAGTCCAACGTCAGTGACGGCTCCTCACAGCTTCTCCAGGACTTCAGTCAGCCCCTCGGACCAGGATATCTGCAG TTCGGATGCAATTCCATCTGAGCATTTGCCAAGCAGTCCACTGCAGACTGTTGTTGTCCTGACTAGGCCCAAAAGCAAATCATCTCTGGTCCACGAGGTTGCTACGTGTGCCTGTCAAGACATGCCACAGAGTACAAGGAAGCAGAGTTTATTTGGAGAAGATCTGACTCATCTCCTTTGGCCTGGGAAGCAAACCACAGACAGTGGAGAGGTGAAGCACTCCAAATCCCTCAACGATGTCCACATGAAGCCTGATCGATCAGCTAGCAGTCTGAGCTTCATTGAGAGGACTTGCTCCGATGGAAAATTAACACCAGTCCAAGCGAAGAGCTCAAAGATAAAGAAGCAACATCACATTAAGAAGAGAGAAGACTATTACAAACCATTGCAAAATATCCTAAGTTCTCAGATGCAGCCCTTTGTGTCTGGTTTCTCAGACAACCGGGGGCCTAGAGATGGCCTTGGTGTGGTTGAAGTCACTGTCACTGAAGCAGAGCAGAGCAACAAAAGATCCTACCTGTACCGACTTTTCTTCCCTTCCTTGCACACTTCGAGCTTGTGTGTTCTGAAGAgggttcctgaaccagaggggagtgGTGTCCACGTTCCAGTTACCAAGTTGTCCACTGACTCCTTTTGCTCCGAGGAAATTGGAGATGATGATGTGTTTGAAAAAGATGCTGCAATCAGAGTGCCTGGGCTGGAAGTAACCGAGGAAGAGCAGCGAGCCCCTCTTTGCTCATTTGAAGGTGACAGTGACCTAGAAGGTCCCTCCCTTACATCTGTAAAATGGTGTCTTTCGCCATCATGGGAGGTGTGCAG AATATGTCACTGTGAAGGAGATGATGAAGGTCCACTCATTACGCCCTGTCGCTGCACGGGAAGCCTCCGATATGTACACCAGGCTTGTCTGCAACAGTGGATCAAGAGCTCAGACACACGGTGCTGTGAGCTCTGCAAATACGAGTTCATCATGGAGACCAAATTAAAACCACTGCGGAAA TGGGAGAAGTTGCAGATGACTGcgagtgagaggagaaagatccTGTGTTCAGTTACATTCCATATCATTGCGATCACCTGCGTGGTGTGGTCATTGTACGTCCTGATTGATCGGACAGCCGAAGAGATTAAGCAAGGCCAGACAAATG GAATTTTAGAGTGGCCGTTTTGGACTAAGCTGGTGGTTGTGGCGATTGGATTCATTGGGGGACTTGTGTTTATGTACGTCCAATGTAAAGTATACATACAACTATGGAAGAGACTGAAGGCATACAACAGAGTGATTTATGTACAGAACTGCCCAGAGACCAGCAGGAAGAGCATAGTGGAGAAACCACCATTGATGGAGCAAAGTTTTCAGAACAAGGAGGCTCCATCAGTTCAACGTTCAGATATCAACTCTCTGCGTTGTACAGAGCctgaggatcatgggatgggaataCTGAATGTCTGA